A single region of the Malus sylvestris chromosome 8, drMalSylv7.2, whole genome shotgun sequence genome encodes:
- the LOC126632755 gene encoding flowering-promoting factor 1-like — protein MSGVWTFKNGVMRLVENPQAETSSRKKALVHLPSGEVVSSYSMLEEILTGLGWERYYGRDPDLFQFHKRSSIDLISLPGDFSKFNSVHMYDIVIKNPNIFHVRDT, from the coding sequence atgtCTGGGGTTTGGACTTTTAAGAATGGGGTGATGCGCCTGGTCGAAAATCCTCAGGCCGAGACATCTTCCaggaagaaggctttggtgcaCTTGCCGAGTGGAGAGGTGGTGTCGTCCTACTCGATGCTGGAGGAAATATTGACGGGGTTAGGGTGGGAGAGGTACTATGGAAGAGACCCCGATCTCTTCCAGTTCCACAAGCGATCTTCGATCGATCTAATCTCTCTCCCCGGAGACTTCTCCAAGTTCAACTCTGTTCACATGTACGATATTGTCATTAAAAACCCCAACATCTTCCACGTTCGGGACACGTAG
- the LOC126632754 gene encoding protein ACTIVITY OF BC1 COMPLEX KINASE 1, chloroplastic-like: MNLLCVNCVTAAPFPANQHLSSRAHTVPRRINAPASFDYRLRIRRGRKPLRFRVSNAAIETRRSLAASTGERQLSKPSAAMEQLDFERGVCVPFRKYSPETVRNTVLESRGAIVSLLSRGVEIVWSLGFYWSTLAYDYVIGRDEEVVSARARQLRNLLCDLGPSFIKAGQVLANRPDIIREDYMNELCILQDDVPPFPNQVAFDIIEEEMGRPLESVFSKISSQTIAAASLGQVYRATLRDSGEEVAIKVQRPQIEPIIYRDLFLFRTLASFLNGISLQKLGCNAELIVDEFGEKLLEELDYTLEARNIEDFLLNFEGDPTVKIPRVYKELCSSRVLVMEWIDGIRCTNPQAIKEAGIDVNGFLTVGVSAALRQLLEFGLFHGDPHPGNVFSMRDGRIAYVDFGNVAVLSQQNKQILIDAVVHAVNEDYVEMANDFTRLGFLAPGTDVSPIVPALESIWQNSVGKGLSDFNFRSVTGKFNQLVYNYPIRIPERFSLVIRSLLTQEGICFTLQPDFKFLEVAYPYVAKRLLTDPNPALRERLIQVLFKDGVFQWKRLENLIVLAKENVTKMSSNPAFQAVDTQGSKKLQVSTKLDLTDTIKDGARLFIFDEGIRRKLILALTEDSKLHIEELVDVYRLVEDQIDIPSVAVEVARDFPTVVRDLMLSWSESVLSDR; encoded by the exons ATGAATTTGCTCTGCGTAAATTGCGTAACCGCAGCTCCGTTTCCCGCCAATCAGCACCTGAGCTCGCGAGCTCACACTGTTCCGAGACGCATCAATGCTCCGGCGTCGTTCGATTACAGGCTTCGGATACGAAGAGGCAGGAAACCCTTGCGATTCCGAGTTTCGAATGCCGCAATCGAAACGCGGAGGAGCTTGGCGGCTTCTACTGGCGAAAGGCAATTGAGCAAACCTAGCGCGGCCATGGAGCAGCTCGACTTCGAACGCGGTGTTTGCGTGCCGTTTCGGAAGTACAGTCCGGAAACT GTGAGGAATACGGTGTTGGAATCCAGAGGAGCAATTGTGTCATTACTTTCGAGGGGTGTGGAAATtgtgtggagtttgggattttACTGGTCTACCTTGGCGTATGACTACGTCATAGGAAGGGATGAAGAAGTTGTTTCAGCTCGTGCTCGGCAGCTTAGAAACCTCCTATGTGATTTGGGGCCTTCTTTCATTAAAGCCGGCCAG GTTCTTGCAAACAGACCTGATATTATCAGAGAAGATTATATGAATGAACTCTGCATTCTTCAAGATGACGTTCCTCCCTTCCCCAATCAG GTTGCCTTCGACATaatagaagaagaaatgggGAGACCCCTAGAATCTGTTTTCAGTAAAATTTCGTCTCAAACGATAGCAGCTGCCAGTTTAGGTCAAGTATACCGAGCTACATTACGAGACTCTGGCGAGGAAGTTGCTATTAAG GTTCAAAGGCCACAGATAGAACCTATAATTTATCGGGATCTTTTTCTGTTCCGAACTCTTGCTTCATTCTTAAATGGCATCAGTCTACAGAAACTGGGGTGCAATGCTGAGCTGATTGTTGATGAATTTGGTgagaagcttttggaggagcTTGATTACACTTTG GAAGCCCGCAATATTGAAGATTTTCTTCTGAACTTTGAAGGTGATCCTACTGTCAAAATTCCTCGGGTTTACAAAGAGCTTTGTAGTTCACGTGTTCTAGTGATGGAGTGGATTGATGGTATTCGGTGCACTAACCCACAG GCTATTAAAGAAGCTGGTATTGATGTAAATGGGTTCTTAACGGTTGGAGTCAGTGCTGCATTGCGGCAATTGCTAGAATTTGGGTTGTTCCATGGAGATCCACATCCTGGAAATGTTTTTTCCATGCGTGATGGGCGTATTGCATATGTGGACTTTGGGAATGTTGCTGTGCTTAGTCAG caaaataaacaaattttaattGATGCTGTTGTCCATGCTGTAAACGAGGACTATGTTGAGATGGCAAATGATTTCACCAGACTTGGCTTCTTGGCTCCTGGGACCGATGTCTCTCCTATTGTTCCAGCTTTAGAATCAATATGGCAGAACTCTGTTGGAAAAGGACTGTCTGACTTTAATTTTCGAAGCGTTACTG GGAAGTTTAACCAATTAGTCTACAACTATCCCATCCGTATCCCAGAGAGGTTTTCCCTTGTCATCCGTTCTTTGTTGACTCAAGAGGGCATCTGTTTTACATTGCAGCCAGACTTCAAATTTCTTGAG GTTGCCTATCCATATGTGGCAAAGCGCCTACTGACAGATCCAAACCCAGCTCTACGTGAACGCCTCATACAG GTATTATTTAAAGATGGTGTTTTCCAATGGAAGCGGCTAGAAAACCTTATTGTTCTTGCCAAGGAAAATGTGACCAAGATGAGCAGCAATCCTGCATTTCAAGCTGTAGACAC GCAAGGGTCAAAAAAATTGCAAGTTAGTACGAAACTGGACCTCACTGACACCATCAAAGATGGAGCTCGCCTTTTCATTTTTGATGAAGGAATTCGTAGAAAGCTTATTCTTGCTTTGACGGAAGATTCAAAGCTTCACATTGAAGAG CTTGTGGATGTGTATAGACTCGTTGAAGATCAGATAGACATACCGTCAGTTGCAGTGGAAGTAGCACGAG ATTTCCCAACCGTTGTACGAGATCTGATGCTTTCGTGGAGTGAGTCGGTGTTATCTGATAGATAG